In Festucalex cinctus isolate MCC-2025b chromosome 1, RoL_Fcin_1.0, whole genome shotgun sequence, the sequence CGAACAAGGAGGAAAGTCATATCTccttttaaaatatgacaaagatCTCGCTTTTTGACCTTGACACCCCCCAATTCCTCTCTCTTGGGATGAATCATATCGGCCTACCACGACGcttcttacatttttatcaaaagcGGTCCTATATAatctccggggggggggtcCTCCCCTAGAGGATTATCACGCTCGATTCATTTTTCATCGTGCTGCACAGGACATACATACAGCCAGACGGTCCCCCCTCCTCAGCCATTTCCTTcccaccaccccccaccctccccccaTCCACATGTTGCACAGGAACTCACTGGCACACaggaggcgctttcacaccaaaaagcccatgaactttgagttcatggtagagtcagttccgggtccgaagaacttgtgagcggcccacgagtttgcgttcacacagcATGAAAGCGGGCAGGGTAgcttattcaaatgagactgacgtatgtcaggggggaggaaaaaaacagtactaccccgcctgtccagcaagtggtgGTACCGGTAAAACCGAATGACAAACAAGCAGggtgacgttgaaaaacgcgaccttggaccctccatcgccatttgttGTGATACAAGGCGGCATGTTGGAGCATTATCATCTTTTTCTCTTCCTTGTCATGTTGCACAAAGTTGTGGTTGCAACTATTAGAACGTCAAGGGAGAGGTTGATGACAACCATTCGGACCTGCCGTACCTCAGCAAGACGAGAAATGGGTGGGCAGAACTCGCTCACACCTCGTGGAAAGACGGTCAAATCTGCAAACACGAAGACGCTTACTCCTGCAAGCgcgaagacgtgcactggtaaggcttaaacacacaattatacggaatttatttcacattggTAACTTGTAACATAATGTGATTAAAGTGAAGCGTGTTTCCGCGGCGTCGGTCATCTTGCCGTGACGCGCACTTTCATGAACTcggcaatcgctggaaactggtgttaCCAGCCTAAGTTatcgtgcaattcacggcaaaatagggcttgatggcgatTTTCTGTTCACGCTAAATGTACGCTTCGTAATTCATAATATCGTTGGAGCTGGatgtattgttagtctgtccacgtgtttgtttttgctttaaaaaaaaaaaaaaaaaaaaaaaaaaaaaaagtgttgaaatggcttgctttctttgacaaTGCACAAATGATAGGACAGACGTGCCGGGATTTAGGGAAAAGTTATTAATTTGGCAAGTGTtagattgccacctcaagctAGTGGTTTATTATAGGGCCACACATATAggtgcatattccgctattttaagATATTCTGGTATCATGTCAATCACGAggttgttgcacaaaagtaattaatgtagagattaatttaataaataaattaatttaatttaatttaatagcattcattaatttgttgtgtttctgtttcagatttgccacttctaccggtctgggtgtgttccgcgcagggtgtggaagaacatcagaacctctgaCTGGTGGGACGCTGTAGTTTCAACCTACGATGATGGCAAATGGATGAAAGACTTTCGTGTTTCCAAGGACACATTCGAGTACCTCTGTTACCGTCTTGGACCCGAGCTGGAGAAGAGTGACACCAACTATCGTCTTTGTGTTCCACTGCGAAAGAGAGTTGCTGTAGCTCTGTGGAAACTTGCCACCAATAATGAGTATAGGAGCATCTCACATTTGTTTGGCATCGGCATTTCAACAGTGTGCCATTGTGTGCATAACTTCTGCACTGCGGTCGAGAAGGTGCTTTTGGCAGAGGTCATACGGTTGCCCTGCAAAAACAAATTAGAAGACATGGCAGcacattttcagacaaaatggggGCTGCCACAGTGTGTGGGTGCGATAGATGGATCCCACATTCCCATTATTCGACCAGAAGAGTACCACACTGAATACTTTAACCGCAAAGGCTGGCACTCCATCATCCTGCAGGCTGTGGTGGATGCAAATGGGCTcttttggaatgtttttgttggtgctgctGGGAGCCTGCATGATGCTAGAGTGCTCCGCTTGTCTGGGCTATGGGATCTGGTGGACAGAGGTTTGCTACACCCTCAAGAAACAAAAACCATACATGGACACAACGTTGGGTATTACCTGCTCGGTGATGCTGCCTATCCACTTAAGAGCTGACTGCTGAAGCCGTTCAATGACAACGGCAGGCTGACCATGCAGCAGTTAATTTACAACAACAAGACAAGCAGAGCCCGAATCACCGTGGAACACGCATTTGGTAGATTAAAGGGCAGGTGGCGATGTTTGTTAAATCGCAATGACTGTCAACTGGACAAAGCAAAGTCTATGGTCATAACTTGTTGTGTTTTACACAATTTGTGTGAACAGAACGGGGATGATTTTTTGGGAGAATGGGAGGACAGTGCTATTGTCCCGCAGCAGCCTGATGGTACTGAGTCTGCAGTAGTGGAAACTGAGGGGGTGCATGCCCGTGCAGCAATTCTGAAGTTTTTAAATACATCATTGTAAAGGaattgtgtgtttgcattactgtttttttttttttaaataaaaaatattaaaaagaattcattgagcgtaagtttttatttgtgtgaaaaaaaaaaccaaaactctGATATGAAATCGAAAGTATTTATTACTTTGGCATTTTGCTCATTGTGTCAACAAATCTGTTTAAGgctgccaggaagcccatttggaagTCTCTGTCATGCCTATGGTTTTGCTCAATCAGCTCACGTGCCAGCTGTTGATCTTCCGTGCGTTCCCGCCGTCTGATTTCAAGGTCTTCCTTGCGTTCCTGCCGTCTGAGctcaaggtcctccttgtgcaacCTCACTTCTTCGAGAAACATCGCTCTCGTGGCCTCCCCGTTCTTTTCGTCAAATTCGCGCAGGTAATCCAAAAacaggtggtctcggtcccgttTGCGCTTAGCTGtagggatgtaaatgtacaatgagtgagtgacaaaaaaacaaggtgCAGGTGCccttaaattatttattataaattatgtgaatATAGGTTTAACGTATAATTGGATTTGAACCATCGCAATAATAGAAGGGCTGGGTATAATACTAATGTCCTAAATCAATGTGACTTTGATTCACAAGAGCTAAATTCCAAATTGATTCCAATACTTTTGATTCAATTCAAAAGATTAATATACATCAACCATCATTTCTCAAATATGAAGGACCTGATCAAAAAGGCCACaatcattaaattccaaatgaaaTTATGCAGAGGCAGTATCTGCTGACATGATTTGAGTTGACTTTTGTTCATGGCTGTAATGTGACTATAATCATTAGCAAGCATAACAATTTgttattcaataattgtaactgAGAAaaatgccacggaggaggcgggccGTCCATTTTGTGAAGgtaagaaatttgaaacttttttttactgGACATTTACCTGGACGGGAGAGCAAGGCAGAAGACTCAGGAACAGCTCTGCTGATTCTGCTCGTAGGCCGCGAATGTTCACTTACTTCATCATTTGAAGCTGTATCAACATCATGTACATCCAATGAGTAACAGTAAATAATTTCGATGAGCTTCaagttacatgactttgaacttacTGGAAGTTGACAGAGGGGCGCAGTTTCCGCTTGTGGATGGACCATCCTCGCTTATCCCTTCCAACGCCTCGACTGAAACTGTCTCAACAGAGTCATGAAATGAGTAAGGGCACAGTGCAATGATTTAGGTGAGGGTAAAACACGCCACTCACATatatccttccatttttcattgccacagaacagaatatgccacactacattgccaaatatggcggcatgTACAAGCTTTTTTAGGCAGCAATACACACTGGCGTATCCAACGAAGTAAAATTAATAGTGAGTGGTGTGTtgctttattagttttatatggagcttttgaagttacatgaaatgaaatgaaacataccaggactgcTCAGGGAGACATCAGAAGGTAATGAAGAGCTCAGAGAAGGTCCCGCTGTAAGTCAGAGTACATCACAACAAAAGGTCAGTTTACACCGTTAGACGACATACCTTTTATAGCAACGGATATTTCACCGTGACCGTCAACTCCCCTGCCAGCGAAATTCTCGCGCGATTCATGGCAAAGTAGCGCTGGTATCGAGGTGaaggtcacggcaaaatatccaTTTCGAGTCATTCTTCTTACGTTTCCGTTTCCCTAGAACTATATACGAGCTGTTAGGTGATGAGACTAACAAGTTAAAACTCTTTAGTCGCGTTGTATACAGAGCCTTggcttaaggggaaaaaaaaacaaacgaagtggttgttttgcttttaaccgtGCATATCATGCCTGGTTTCCACACGTCCTTTGCACAAAGCTTTCCAATTTCGTCATCACTGAAAGCAGGGCAATTTCGGCAttagctgcctacaatactcttcatttactaggttaattgatttaggaatgatttcacaaCATTACATAGGTTCGGAGCTGGATGCGtgactttgccaagcttaagccatgctacgctaacagcttagtgctagcgcggtgtaaaagcAATGTTGCGACCGCGCAGCGACCTAAacgaatatataaatacaaagtgttcatgaggcaattctgtcttaccttgGTGTGTTAGCGTGTCTGTTGGTGACGAATCCTCGCCCACTGCCGTGTCCTCGCACATGGCTTCCAGCATTGCAATTGCAGAGTCCTTAGTTTTACCGGTTGTACACcccatccggtggccgagaatgACGTCCAGTCTTTCgtaccatttattaattttgcggtcatttccgcttcggttgttgtggtccttgagttttTTATAGTCCTGTTTGAGTTTCTTGAGTTTTTCCCTtacctgcttttgtgtgtggaaaATACTAAGCTCTGCTAGCTTCGCGGTTATCAATTGATAGACTTTATCGTTTCTTGTGGCACTTTCAAAGTGTCGTTGGGTCTCATCGTCCCCGTAAATGCTCAGGAGAGCCTGCACTTCTTCGTCCGTCCACctatcgttttttttaaatccttccaTTGCCAAAacgtttggggggaaaaatcttcGCGCTCTATAgcagtgaaaagtaaaaaagaaatggcggctttaccgcgaAAAACTCACCTATCCAAAACACACCTCCTCgtccagtcaaccaatcatgacacacttcacaacacgcccccaccttgtgtagttcagggtacacccaaataccctcctcaggcctaggaacttaggtagtaccgtttcAACCCCCCCAGACCCAgaactggttttgtgtgtgaacgcaaactttggacaaactcccccggaacatagggaAGTTCCTTCATAAGTTCCTGTGGTGTGAAAGGGCCTAATATTGAGTCTGTgtatgtgcgcgcgcgcgtatgttttttaacatctggaagaaaaaaaaaaaaaaaagctcatccgCATCACCCATACACACAAGCATTCTTCTAAAGTCATAAAACAATTGTCACCCccacctattttttgtttttctatcgctTTCGCTAACCATATGCGAACAAGGAGGAAAGTCATATCTccttttaaaatatgacaaagatCTCGCTTTTTGACCTTGACACCCCCCAATTCCTCTCTCTTGGGATGAATCATATCGGCCTACCACGACGcttcttacatttttatcaaaagcGGTCCTATATAATCTCCGGGGGGGGGTCCTCCCCTAGAGGATTATCACGCTCGATTCATTTTTCATCGTGCTGCACAGGACATACATACAGCCAGACGGTCCCCCCTCCTCAGCCATTTCCTTCCCACCACCCCCTACCCTCCCCCCATCCACATGTTGCACAGGAACTCACTGGCACACAGGCACACACCTCTTCAtctctttgaaatcctaaccctaaccctaatttttatcgttccctttcatcctacgtcatccaaaaagtctttgatcgtgacctattgacctccgatccatcatttttatcgttccctttcatcctacgtcataacaggcctttgatcgtgacctcttgacctccgatcgatcatttttatcgtatgttttttaacatctggaacatcctacgtcatcaaaggacatcaaaggacatcatAGCGAATAAGGCCATAAATCTAAATTTTGATCGCGACGGACAAAAAAGGCATTGCTTCTCTCTCTAATTAgttaataggaagtgacccggaaatggcctaaaatgaacaggaagtgacccagaagggtcgtcaaatcaacaggaagtgacacgatttcaacggaaagtgacctgaaatcaacaggaagtacccggaagtgacctgaaatcaacaggaactgacttgttttcaacaggaagtgacccaatttgaacaggaagttacccagaaatggcctaaaatcaataggaagtaacccagaagtggcatcaaatgaacaggaagtgacacgatttcaacagaaagtgacctgatttcaataggaagtgacccggaagtgacctgaaatcaacaggaactgacttgttttcaacaggaagtgacccaatttgaacagggagttacccagaaatggcctaaaatcaataggaagtgacccagaagtggcatcaaatgaacaggaagtgacacgatttcaacagaaagtgacctgatttcaataggaagtgacccggaaatggcctaaaatgaacaggaagtgacccagaagttgcgtcaaatcaacaggaagtgacatgatttcaacagaaagtgacctgatttcaataggaagtgacccggaagtgacctgaaatcaacaggaactgacttgttttcaacaggaagtgacccaatttgaacaggaagttacccagaaatggcctaaaatcgataggaagtgacctgagttcaacaggaagtgacccgaaaattgcctaaaatcaacaggaagtgacccaaaagtggcatcaaatgaacaggaagtgacacgatttcaacagaaagtgacctgatttcaataggaagtgacccggaagtgacctgaaatcaacaggaactgacttgttttcaacaggaagtgacccaatttgaacagggagttacccagaaatggcctaaaatcaacaggaagtgacccagaagtggcatcaaatgaacaggaagtgacacgatttcaacaggaagtgacctgatttctataggaagtgacccggaaatggcctaaaatgaacaggaagtgacccagaagtggcgtcaaatcaacaggaagggacacgatttcaacagaaagtgacctgattttaataggaagtgacctatcaataggaagtatcccaatttcaacaggaagtgacctgatttcaacagaaagtgaaccTTACTCCAGTCCTCAATCTTTCCTCCATTGCTGATTCAATTtgtcactccttacaccatttaGCATGTTCAGGTCATTCCAGGTCATTGTATAGCATTCCaggtcattcaatatcattcaatattattcataatcattccacaggtttttATTCACCCTTCCTGCATTCacccgcaatttctccagaaattgcattttctaatataacttagttttcatttaattgggaatcttctgaaccatttgtttttgtggcagatttcagttgtttttaaattttggggaaaaatatttccTGTAGGAAATTAGAGCGATATGGTATTTACTTACTTAAGtttccatttcacttttttAGATGACACAACAGAGTCAAGATTGGcttttgtattttagatttttttttccagtaatatCGACACAGCCCAACACCCCCccctttattattgttattattatttattttttttaactgaaatgaagagctgctgcttggaagctccacccctgcaTCCTcgtcactctcacccttgtcttcatcttcactctttaaaggggcgaaggtcggtggcaacttggtgacatcatcctcaaccgcctcctctttgacacgaacgggcttttcctcctcttcgatgtaaggatgttcttcctcctctttaacatgaggaggcttcatgtcctgttggtcaggacgaagatatttctcaccgacgtctgcaggacacaagaagacaaaacacATATTTGGTTTGgttaagtcaaatttcaagtagggctgaacgattatggaaaataatctaattgcgattttttttcaccccaaaaaaatgcgATCGCGATATCATGCGATATctgcgattatttttttcaaggtccatttaagtatttttttttcccaaaaaaaaagttaattataatGAACAATATCTATTATATATTACAGGATCGTAAGATAAAGGCAAATTAAGCCTTTTAATATCAGTTTATTTCACCTAGTTACACTTTACCACTCAACATTCCCAGCTTTTCATGTGGCATGAAACATACATGTAAAcactatttataaataaatacagtatacatattaaaaataaataaataaaaatcttgccGATCTTCAGTCAGTAAACTCACACATCCTAAAGTGTAGACAAAATAAAGTTATACCTGCTTATAGGACATTACATCTctgatttgatttcaatttctGTAGCAATCCTTGTGTTGTGGTGAGGCGGGTTGGGTTGTGTCCCATGGTCCGTGAAGGTAACACAGGACTTGTTATGGCAAGCTAACCGCGTTTGGAGCTGTTGTGCTCTGGCGTGGTTGCGCCCGACATGCAAGTTGTCATTAAAGAGTTGTTTTTGTTCGCCACT encodes:
- the LOC144007546 gene encoding uncharacterized protein LOC144007546, whose protein sequence is MEGFKKNDRWTDEEVQALLSIYGDDETQRHFESATRNDKVYQLITAKLAELSIFHTQKQVREKLKKLKQDYKKLKDHNNRSGNDRKINKWYERLDVILGHRMGCTTGKTKDSAIAMLEAMCEDTAVGEDSSPTDTLTHQAGPSLSSSLPSDVSLSSPVSVEALEGISEDGPSTSGNCAPLSTSTSNDEVSEHSRPTSRISRAVPESSALLSRPAKRKRDRDHLFLDYLREFDEKNGEATRAMFLEEVRLHKEDLELRRQERKEDLEIRRRERTEDQQLARELIEQNHRHDRDFQMGFLAALNRFVDTMSKMPK